One window from the genome of Flavobacterium agricola encodes:
- a CDS encoding OprO/OprP family phosphate-selective porin yields MKKIFILFILFCSAIAFGQVKFDKNNSLRLESLPYYSYGKGLGITSADSIFQLNIRFRMQNRVTYYEYENPDEKPVIEGMIRRLRLRFDGYVGDPRFLYAIQLSFAANDVGTIEEGENVNIIRDAMIFYRPNQNWTFGLGQTKLPGNRQRVNSSGALQLTDRSINNAKFNIDRDFGFQTNYNKMEYDKFSYAVRGAISSGEGRNWTKTNDTGLAYTGKVEFFPLGAFKNDGTNFEGAIVYENKPKIYLSAVYHKNNQAVRSSGQYGAELFQPRNLQNIFGDFVFKYQNWAVMVAYMNRTTTNSSYVTHNPLDPSQISFVFGGQGMDYQASYTFANHFELIGRYSWQNVNKQIAQYEPDAKQYTIGLTKYIWEHAFKLQGEVSYNQRDYMVPKKGDDWYVRFQIEIGI; encoded by the coding sequence ATGAAAAAAATATTTATATTATTTATCCTTTTCTGTAGCGCTATTGCCTTTGGGCAAGTAAAGTTTGATAAAAATAACAGCTTGCGTTTAGAATCTTTACCTTATTATAGCTATGGTAAAGGATTAGGAATTACCTCGGCAGATAGTATTTTTCAGCTTAACATTCGTTTTAGAATGCAAAACCGAGTAACATATTACGAGTACGAAAATCCGGATGAAAAGCCTGTGATTGAAGGAATGATTAGACGTTTGCGTTTGCGTTTTGATGGTTATGTAGGAGATCCACGTTTTTTGTACGCCATTCAATTATCATTCGCAGCTAACGATGTAGGTACAATTGAAGAAGGAGAAAATGTAAACATTATTCGCGATGCGATGATTTTTTATCGCCCAAACCAGAATTGGACGTTTGGATTAGGACAAACAAAATTACCTGGTAACCGTCAACGTGTAAATTCGTCTGGCGCCTTGCAATTAACTGATCGTTCTATAAACAATGCTAAGTTTAATATTGATCGTGATTTTGGTTTTCAGACCAATTATAACAAAATGGAATACGATAAGTTTTCTTACGCGGTTCGCGGAGCTATTAGTTCTGGAGAAGGACGAAATTGGACTAAAACAAACGATACCGGTTTGGCTTATACCGGAAAGGTTGAGTTTTTTCCTTTAGGAGCTTTTAAAAATGATGGAACCAATTTTGAAGGAGCAATTGTTTACGAAAATAAACCCAAAATTTATTTATCGGCAGTTTACCATAAAAACAACCAAGCGGTTCGATCTAGTGGGCAATACGGAGCCGAATTGTTTCAGCCTCGAAATTTGCAAAATATTTTTGGCGATTTTGTTTTTAAATACCAAAATTGGGCGGTTATGGTAGCTTACATGAATCGTACTACAACCAATAGCAGTTATGTAACGCATAATCCGTTAGATCCTTCGCAAATTAGTTTTGTTTTTGGTGGACAAGGAATGGATTATCAGGCAAGTTATACGTTTGCTAATCATTTTGAGTTAATTGGTCGATATTCATGGCAAAATGTAAACAAGCAAATTGCACAATACGAACCGGATGCCAAACAATATACCATTGGTTTAACCAAATACATTTGGGAACACGCTTTTAAACTTCAGGGCGAAGTAAGTTACAACCAGCGCGATTATATGGTGCCTAAAAAAGGAGATGATTGGTATGTACGTTTTCAAATAGAAATTGGAATTTAA
- the menD gene encoding 2-succinyl-5-enolpyruvyl-6-hydroxy-3-cyclohexene-1-carboxylic-acid synthase produces the protein MQYPKIPLAQSILTICKKKNIQHIVISPGSRNAPLTIGFASDPFFKCFSIADERCAAFFGLGLAQQLKQPVALVCTSGSALLNYYPAVAEAFYSQIPLVVISADRPTSKIDIGDGQTIRQANVYNNHILFNANLSEDASVANDFLINQAINKAITNQGPVHINAPFEEPLYDVVDELVVNPSINQTNLNIAVDAVNFEELDSKWTFAKKKLVLIGVQDANVLSDAVLNYLASDSSVVVMTEVTSNAKNKNFIGSIDSLITTFSEEQFKLLQPDVLITLGGMVVSKRIKKFLRTYKPQEHWHIDPLRAYDTFGALTKHIKITPDKFFNRISKRNVVSKYQQTILSIYADLRNKQRKFTLTAPYSDLKVFEAVATYMPDNVLLHVSNSSAIRYAQLFDYPQNVAVYCNRGTSGIDGCTSTAIGAAVLSNKKSVLITGDVSFLYDSNALWNNYTPNNFKIIVLNNGGGGIFRILPGHQETEVFNTYFETQHKLTAQHLAQMYGYQYTTCSELADLDKLKAFFESETKQIIEIFTPTTVNDKVLKEYFKIS, from the coding sequence ATGCAATATCCAAAAATTCCTTTAGCACAAAGTATTCTTACCATTTGTAAGAAAAAAAACATACAACATATTGTAATTTCTCCAGGTTCCCGCAATGCACCGTTAACCATTGGTTTTGCTAGCGATCCGTTTTTTAAATGTTTTAGCATTGCTGACGAGCGTTGTGCAGCCTTTTTTGGCCTTGGTTTAGCTCAACAACTTAAGCAACCTGTAGCTTTGGTTTGTACCTCAGGTTCTGCCTTGTTAAATTATTATCCGGCAGTTGCCGAAGCTTTTTATAGTCAAATTCCTTTAGTTGTTATTTCGGCCGATCGGCCAACTTCAAAAATAGATATTGGTGACGGACAAACCATTCGTCAAGCTAATGTTTACAACAATCACATCTTGTTTAATGCAAATTTATCTGAAGATGCATCAGTGGCAAACGATTTTTTAATCAATCAAGCCATAAACAAAGCAATTACTAACCAAGGGCCGGTACATATTAATGCTCCGTTTGAAGAACCTTTGTACGATGTAGTTGATGAATTGGTTGTAAATCCATCAATAAATCAAACCAACCTTAACATTGCTGTTGATGCAGTAAATTTTGAAGAACTTGATTCAAAATGGACCTTTGCCAAAAAGAAATTAGTTTTAATTGGTGTCCAAGATGCAAATGTTTTATCTGATGCTGTTTTAAATTACTTAGCTTCAGACAGCTCTGTTGTGGTTATGACCGAGGTAACATCAAACGCAAAAAATAAAAACTTTATCGGTTCTATAGATTCGTTAATTACAACTTTTAGCGAAGAACAATTTAAATTATTACAACCCGATGTTTTAATTACTTTGGGTGGTATGGTAGTTTCTAAACGCATTAAAAAGTTTTTGCGTACATACAAACCGCAAGAACATTGGCATATTGATCCGTTACGTGCTTACGATACGTTTGGTGCATTAACAAAACATATAAAAATAACGCCTGACAAATTTTTTAATAGGATTTCTAAACGTAATGTCGTATCAAAATACCAGCAAACTATTTTAAGCATATATGCTGATTTACGAAACAAACAACGCAAATTTACCTTAACTGCTCCTTACAGCGATTTAAAAGTTTTTGAAGCCGTTGCAACTTATATGCCCGATAACGTGCTGTTGCATGTATCAAACAGCTCGGCAATTCGTTACGCACAATTGTTTGATTATCCGCAAAATGTTGCTGTTTATTGCAACCGTGGTACCAGTGGGATTGACGGTTGTACATCAACCGCAATTGGTGCAGCAGTACTAAGCAATAAAAAGTCAGTTTTAATTACTGGCGATGTTTCTTTTTTATACGACAGCAATGCTTTATGGAATAACTACACCCCAAATAATTTTAAAATTATTGTTTTGAATAACGGTGGTGGTGGTATTTTCAGAATTTTACCTGGGCATCAAGAAACTGAAGTTTTTAATACGTATTTTGAAACCCAACATAAGTTAACGGCTCAGCATTTAGCGCAAATGTATGGATATCAATATACAACCTGTTCTGAATTGGCAGATTTAGATAAATTAAAAGCTTTTTTTGAGTCAGAAACCAAACAAATTATTGAGATTTTTACGCCTACAACCGTGAATGATAAGGTTTTAAAGGAATATTTTAAAATTTCTTAA
- a CDS encoding GNAT family N-acetyltransferase, producing MVALQNNEVLGYAYYDSYNPKQGYKYTVEHSIYLKPGNEGKGLGKLLMQALIDAAKKQHIKTMIALIDEENTGSIKFHKKFNFTTVGVMKQVGYKFDTWLDCRIMQLIF from the coding sequence TTGGTTGCTTTGCAAAACAACGAGGTGCTAGGTTACGCATATTACGACAGCTACAACCCAAAACAAGGTTATAAATACACGGTAGAACATTCTATTTATTTAAAGCCCGGAAACGAAGGAAAAGGATTAGGCAAGTTATTGATGCAAGCTTTAATTGATGCAGCTAAAAAACAACATATAAAAACCATGATTGCCTTAATTGATGAAGAAAATACCGGAAGCATTAAGTTTCATAAAAAATTTAATTTTACCACCGTTGGCGTGATGAAACAAGTTGGTTACAAATTTGATACCTGGTTAGATTGCCGCATCATGCAACTTATTTTCTAA
- the ccsA gene encoding cytochrome c biogenesis protein CcsA: MDKKLFSFLFSTRLMAILFVVFSVAMGVGTFIEDRYNTTTARILIYNAWWFEAIMGIFLINFFGNIKRYQLYKKEKWATLIVHLSFIFILVGAFVTRYISFEGMMPIKEGETVNQIFSDKTYLTALVDGDYNGDIRRRQFEKGILLSPVTTNDFTLKGDFNGIPFEIEYVDFIMNATENVVADENGKYHLKLVESSGGERHEHFLVEGEVQNIHNILYAFNKQTDGAVNIIMDGDDFKISTPFEGEFMRMADQFKDRVHADSLQTLSFRSLYDLSGNQFVIPELPVKGNIVKTTNNDYKENPGITDDVLTVKVKTQGKEELVSLSGDQGKMGEPVAIKLGDLEFTLFFGSKVYETPFNVTLNKFIAEKYPGTQNSYSSFESQVTITDTEMNEKFDARIYMNNVLDYRGYRFFQASFFPDESGTILSVNHDWWGTTITYVGYAFLYVSMILILFLKGSRFVDLKGKLKKLEAKKKSLLTLALLFAGFAVQAQTPDAVPADADHQHVVSPTQPAQAPSLPNTVQIDSLINALKISEEHAAKFARLVIQDEGGRMKPVHTFSSELLRKVSKSDKYQSLNSDQVFVSMTQFPQLWFQVPFVYLKKENDSLHKILEIEKGAKYARLIDFFDARGNYKLAPYLEEAFMAAVPNQFQKDFIEADRKVNLLHLALSGYILKVFPIPYDENKKWVSYPELNEAGFTGIDSTFTKNVIPLYLTSLDATFKGEDYKAADNYLNGLINFQKKYGKEIYPSEEKITAEITYNDYDVFRTLFSWYLYAGLLMFVVVICKIFWNSKFLNITAKLLTGVIIFLFVLHTLGLAARWYISGHAPWSDAYESMIYVAWATMLFGLIFGRKSQLTIASTAFVVAMILMVAHWNWMDPEIANLQAVLNSYWLMIHVAVIVGSYGPFALGMILGIVSLLLMIFTNENNKNRLNLNITEITYINEMALTVGLVMLTIGNFLGGQWANESWGRYWGWDPKETWALISIMTYAFVIHARFVPALRGKWIFNVMSIFAFYVILMTYFGVNFYLSGLHSYASGDKVVTPSFIYYSVAILVVLSTLAYFKHKKYFKK, translated from the coding sequence ATGGATAAAAAACTCTTTTCTTTTTTGTTCTCAACTCGATTAATGGCTATTTTGTTTGTTGTGTTTTCTGTGGCAATGGGGGTAGGTACCTTTATAGAAGACCGCTATAATACAACAACAGCCCGAATTCTTATTTATAATGCTTGGTGGTTCGAAGCTATAATGGGAATTTTTCTTATCAATTTTTTCGGAAATATTAAACGTTATCAACTATATAAAAAGGAGAAATGGGCAACCTTGATTGTGCATTTATCCTTTATTTTTATTTTAGTAGGTGCGTTTGTAACCAGATATATTTCTTTCGAAGGGATGATGCCTATTAAAGAAGGCGAAACCGTAAATCAAATTTTCTCTGATAAAACGTATTTAACCGCTTTGGTTGACGGCGATTATAACGGAGATATTAGAAGACGCCAATTTGAAAAAGGCATTTTACTTTCGCCCGTTACAACCAACGATTTTACTTTAAAAGGTGATTTTAACGGAATTCCTTTTGAAATTGAATATGTTGATTTTATCATGAATGCTACAGAAAATGTGGTAGCAGACGAAAATGGTAAATACCATTTAAAATTGGTAGAATCTTCGGGGGGTGAACGTCACGAACATTTCTTGGTTGAAGGTGAAGTACAAAATATTCATAATATTTTATATGCTTTCAACAAGCAAACAGACGGCGCAGTAAATATTATTATGGATGGCGACGATTTTAAAATTTCAACTCCTTTTGAAGGTGAATTTATGCGCATGGCCGATCAGTTTAAAGATCGCGTACATGCCGATTCATTACAAACATTAAGCTTCAGGTCTTTATACGATTTATCAGGCAATCAATTTGTAATTCCAGAATTACCCGTAAAAGGTAATATTGTTAAAACTACAAATAACGATTATAAAGAAAACCCAGGTATTACCGACGACGTTTTAACGGTAAAAGTTAAAACACAAGGTAAAGAAGAATTGGTTTCGCTTTCTGGTGATCAAGGCAAAATGGGAGAACCTGTTGCTATAAAATTAGGCGATTTAGAATTTACTTTATTTTTTGGAAGTAAAGTTTACGAAACACCGTTTAATGTAACATTAAATAAATTTATTGCAGAAAAATATCCAGGTACTCAAAATAGTTATTCAAGTTTTGAAAGTCAGGTAACTATTACAGATACCGAAATGAACGAAAAGTTTGATGCGCGTATTTACATGAACAATGTATTAGACTATCGCGGATATCGCTTTTTTCAAGCTTCTTTTTTTCCAGATGAATCTGGAACAATTTTATCTGTAAACCACGACTGGTGGGGTACAACCATTACGTACGTAGGTTATGCCTTTTTATATGTTTCTATGATTTTAATTTTATTTTTAAAAGGATCTCGTTTTGTGGATTTAAAAGGGAAGCTTAAAAAGTTAGAAGCTAAGAAAAAAAGCTTGTTAACGCTTGCTTTATTATTTGCTGGTTTTGCTGTTCAGGCACAAACGCCAGATGCAGTTCCGGCAGATGCAGATCATCAACATGTTGTTTCACCAACGCAACCTGCGCAAGCGCCAAGTTTACCTAACACCGTACAAATAGATTCATTAATTAATGCTTTAAAAATTAGTGAAGAACACGCCGCAAAATTTGCGCGTTTAGTTATTCAAGACGAAGGTGGTCGTATGAAACCTGTTCATACTTTTTCATCAGAATTATTACGTAAAGTAAGTAAATCAGACAAATACCAAAGCTTAAATTCAGATCAGGTTTTTGTTTCTATGACGCAATTTCCGCAGTTATGGTTTCAAGTTCCTTTTGTTTATTTAAAGAAAGAAAATGACAGCTTACATAAAATTCTAGAAATAGAAAAAGGTGCTAAATACGCACGTTTAATTGACTTTTTTGATGCCCGTGGTAACTACAAATTAGCACCGTATTTAGAAGAAGCTTTTATGGCTGCTGTACCTAATCAATTTCAAAAAGATTTTATTGAGGCTGATAGAAAAGTAAACTTATTGCATTTGGCATTAAGCGGTTATATTTTAAAAGTTTTTCCTATTCCTTATGACGAAAATAAAAAATGGGTTTCGTATCCAGAATTAAACGAAGCAGGATTTACAGGAATTGATTCAACTTTTACTAAAAACGTAATTCCTTTATATTTAACCTCTTTAGATGCAACTTTTAAAGGGGAAGATTATAAAGCTGCCGATAATTATTTAAACGGATTAATTAACTTCCAAAAGAAATACGGAAAAGAAATTTACCCGTCTGAAGAAAAAATTACTGCCGAAATTACCTATAACGATTACGACGTTTTCAGAACCTTGTTTTCTTGGTACTTATATGCCGGATTGTTAATGTTTGTGGTTGTAATTTGTAAAATTTTCTGGAATTCTAAATTCTTAAACATTACCGCTAAACTTTTAACCGGTGTAATTATATTTTTGTTCGTACTTCATACCTTAGGATTAGCTGCTCGTTGGTATATTTCGGGGCACGCACCTTGGTCTGATGCGTACGAATCTATGATTTACGTAGCATGGGCAACTATGTTGTTTGGATTAATTTTTGGGCGTAAATCGCAGCTTACCATTGCTTCAACCGCATTTGTGGTTGCTATGATTTTAATGGTAGCACATTGGAATTGGATGGATCCTGAAATTGCAAACTTACAAGCCGTACTAAATTCATATTGGTTAATGATTCACGTTGCGGTTATTGTAGGTAGTTACGGACCATTTGCTTTAGGCATGATTTTAGGTATTGTTTCGTTGTTGTTAATGATTTTTACAAACGAAAACAACAAAAACAGACTAAACCTGAATATTACCGAAATCACATATATTAATGAAATGGCCTTAACTGTAGGTTTGGTAATGCTTACCATTGGTAACTTTTTAGGAGGGCAATGGGCTAACGAAAGTTGGGGGCGTTATTGGGGTTGGGACCCGAAAGAAACTTGGGCTTTAATTAGTATTATGACCTATGCGTTTGTAATTCACGCGCGTTTCGTACCAGCATTACGAGGTAAATGGATTTTTAATGTAATGAGCATTTTTGCTTTCTACGTTATTTTAATGACGTATTTTGGAGTAAACTTCTATTTATCAGGATTGCATTCATATGCATCGGGAGATAAAGTTGTAACCCCATCATTCATTTATTACTCAGTAGCTATTCTAGTTGTTTTATCAACTTTAGCTTATTTTAAGCACAAAAAATATTTTAAAAAATAA
- a CDS encoding glutathione peroxidase produces MIKFITGIGTLLAFLACSNPIKETVTAEQRSTMDVKPVYQYKVTAIDGETFDFADLKGKKIMVVNTASKCGLTPQYKALEEIYQKYKDSDFVIVGFPANNFMSQEPGTNEEIAEFCAVNYGVSFPMMEKISVKGSDMAPIYEYLTQKELNGNSDSEVTWNFQKYLINKDGFLEKVIGPRTVPDDPEVIAWIEQ; encoded by the coding sequence ATGATTAAATTTATTACCGGTATCGGAACTTTATTGGCTTTTTTAGCTTGTTCCAACCCTATAAAAGAAACTGTAACTGCAGAACAAAGAAGTACAATGGATGTAAAACCAGTTTATCAGTATAAAGTTACTGCTATTGATGGAGAAACTTTTGATTTTGCCGATTTAAAGGGCAAAAAAATTATGGTTGTAAATACCGCTTCAAAATGCGGATTAACACCGCAATACAAAGCTTTAGAAGAAATTTATCAAAAGTATAAAGATTCTGATTTTGTTATTGTTGGTTTTCCGGCAAATAACTTTATGAGCCAAGAACCAGGTACAAATGAAGAAATTGCTGAATTTTGTGCCGTAAATTATGGGGTATCTTTTCCGATGATGGAAAAAATTTCTGTTAAAGGATCTGATATGGCACCGATTTACGAGTACCTAACTCAAAAAGAATTAAATGGCAACTCAGATAGTGAAGTTACTTGGAACTTTCAGAAATACCTGATTAACAAAGATGGGTTTCTAGAAAAAGTAATCGGACCTAGAACTGTGCCAGACGATCCAGAAGTTATTGCTTGGATCGAACAATAA